A window of Paenibacillus sp. 19GGS1-52 contains these coding sequences:
- a CDS encoding DUF3990 domain-containing protein has product MHSSLLSSDAFLYHGSNIFLPVIDLDKERDFLDFGKGFYTTTSKKQAILWAESATNRKKNGTPTVSKYRLEGVEDLSVKVFESANIEWLGFVVKCRTTRGVCHNYDIVKGPVADDDARFFLDGYQEGIYGFDISGKMLFIELMGSIKLKEQIYFSSEKAIKALTFLGSVG; this is encoded by the coding sequence ATGCACTCTAGTTTACTTAGCTCAGACGCCTTTCTTTATCATGGAAGTAATATTTTTTTGCCTGTTATCGATCTAGATAAGGAAAGAGATTTCTTGGACTTCGGAAAGGGCTTCTACACCACTACAAGTAAGAAACAGGCGATTCTTTGGGCAGAGTCGGCAACTAATAGGAAGAAAAACGGAACTCCCACAGTCTCCAAGTACCGACTTGAAGGGGTAGAGGACTTATCAGTTAAAGTCTTCGAGTCTGCAAATATTGAGTGGTTGGGTTTTGTAGTAAAGTGCAGAACAACTAGAGGGGTATGCCATAATTACGATATTGTAAAAGGGCCAGTAGCAGATGACGATGCAAGATTTTTTCTAGATGGGTATCAAGAAGGCATCTATGGTTTTGACATCAGCGGGAAAATGCTATTTATAGAACTTATGGGATCTATAAAACTTAAGGAGCAGATTTATTTTTCCTCAGAAAAAGCGATAAAGGCCTTAACCTTTCTAGGAAGCGTAGGCTAA
- a CDS encoding Fic family protein: MSSYDPNRLNKVPQFTAVQGKQLREVALKLPLSDFLMNYRNVEELGIDFVYSSAKLVGNEYSLVDGINLLKLGVTAAGKLYSDAKMLLNLWDAYNFVLTLRGKALERYLVSDIHSILSRDILPDSSCGIPREDSILICGGGYSLPMGKDYLNEELDRLLNTALTIDNPFERAIYLKLNLCYLQYFQDVNKRTARMVQTLSLLNSGVMPLLSGYEESSGYLEAISNYCNTGSYGKYMSWFVSSYRQMVNNLTYQPKITKSRSFDLRKKDD; this comes from the coding sequence TTGTCGAGTTATGATCCAAATAGATTAAATAAAGTCCCACAGTTTACGGCAGTTCAGGGTAAGCAGCTTAGGGAAGTGGCATTAAAACTTCCCTTGTCTGACTTCCTTATGAATTACCGAAATGTAGAGGAGTTAGGAATTGATTTTGTATATTCTTCGGCTAAGTTGGTGGGAAACGAGTATTCCTTGGTGGATGGAATAAATCTTCTTAAACTCGGAGTAACAGCAGCAGGAAAGTTGTACTCTGATGCGAAAATGCTTTTGAATTTATGGGATGCTTATAATTTTGTACTCACATTACGGGGTAAAGCTTTAGAAAGGTATCTTGTATCAGACATACATTCAATACTTTCAAGAGATATATTACCTGATTCAAGTTGTGGTATTCCACGAGAGGATTCGATTCTAATATGTGGAGGTGGTTATTCCCTGCCTATGGGGAAGGATTATTTAAATGAAGAGTTAGATCGTCTGCTGAATACAGCCCTTACTATCGATAATCCATTTGAACGCGCCATCTACCTGAAGCTCAATCTGTGTTACTTGCAATACTTTCAAGATGTAAACAAAAGGACAGCAAGAATGGTTCAAACCCTTTCTTTGCTGAACAGTGGGGTAATGCCTTTATTATCGGGCTACGAAGAGAGTAGTGGTTATCTTGAGGCTATTTCGAATTATTGCAATACAGGTAGTTATGGAAAGTACATGTCTTGGTTTGTGTCTTCTTACAGACAAATGGTAAATAATTTAACATACCAGCCGAAGATAACAAAATCAAGGTCTTTTGATTTGAGAAAGAAGGATGACTAG
- a CDS encoding stalk domain-containing protein, with protein sequence MKFKKLATILVAAAVALGGISVAPVRTEAAQVTVDGYSYSSEVVDALNHLNGIRANMGLQAVKLNPFLTKAAENHANYIVSNGVTGHTETTGNIGFTGIDMSSRLASLGYSNSGLRATEVICYRQSNLKDASLDLIESVYHRVPFTSVNSAEVGFGIVDKTVTILFSAPLVGGTETAMYPYNGQTNVPTLFDGLEDPNPLTQFGLKTSGYPISISKGKAAITTENSKATLVDSLGRNVDFFVMNDTGALFLIPKNELKSNETYTASVSFTPSYGTFQGQTFNQTWSFTTAASSSAGGSTTTPDRGNSQPTNTIPATGNGSSTKYSADNIAVRINQAIVSVNPKPILKSGSTFIPLRGVLEKLGASLTYNAQTKGISIIEDGTTISLTIGSTKAFVNGKAVSLSSAPFVNKSGSTFVPLRFVSQALGASVAWDQKNYIVSIDTK encoded by the coding sequence ATGAAATTCAAGAAACTAGCGACAATTTTAGTCGCGGCAGCAGTTGCTCTCGGAGGTATCTCGGTAGCGCCTGTAAGGACAGAAGCAGCACAGGTAACAGTAGACGGGTATTCATACTCCAGCGAGGTCGTGGATGCCCTAAACCATTTAAATGGTATCAGAGCAAACATGGGTCTGCAAGCAGTAAAATTGAATCCGTTCCTTACTAAGGCTGCGGAGAATCATGCAAATTATATCGTTTCGAATGGGGTAACAGGGCATACAGAGACTACTGGAAATATTGGTTTTACTGGTATTGATATGTCCTCACGGCTTGCATCTCTCGGGTACTCTAATTCAGGTCTTCGAGCAACAGAAGTTATCTGCTACAGGCAAAGTAATTTAAAAGATGCGTCTCTTGACTTGATTGAGTCAGTATATCACAGAGTTCCTTTTACAAGTGTCAACTCAGCAGAAGTTGGTTTTGGTATTGTTGATAAAACCGTAACGATTTTGTTTTCCGCTCCCTTAGTGGGCGGCACTGAGACAGCTATGTATCCTTACAACGGGCAAACAAATGTACCTACCCTTTTTGACGGTTTGGAAGATCCAAATCCACTGACGCAATTTGGTTTAAAAACATCAGGATACCCTATTTCGATTTCAAAGGGAAAGGCAGCAATCACAACAGAAAATTCTAAGGCTACTCTTGTTGACAGCCTAGGTAGAAACGTAGACTTCTTTGTAATGAATGACACTGGAGCTTTGTTTTTAATCCCTAAAAACGAACTTAAAAGTAACGAGACGTACACCGCTTCGGTTTCGTTTACTCCTAGTTACGGTACTTTTCAAGGGCAGACATTCAACCAGACTTGGTCTTTCACCACAGCAGCTTCATCCTCAGCCGGAGGCTCAACCACCACGCCGGACAGAGGTAACTCGCAACCAACCAATACAATTCCCGCCACTGGAAACGGTAGCAGCACCAAGTACTCAGCGGATAACATTGCGGTTAGAATCAACCAAGCCATTGTATCTGTTAACCCTAAGCCAATCCTTAAGTCGGGCAGCACCTTCATACCTTTACGTGGGGTGTTAGAGAAGCTCGGAGCGTCACTAACTTACAACGCTCAAACAAAGGGAATCTCGATTATAGAGGACGGCACCACCATCTCGCTTACTATCGGCAGCACGAAGGCTTTTGTCAATGGAAAAGCAGTGTCTCTTTCCTCAGCTCCATTCGTTAATAAATCGGGCAGCACCTTTGTTCCTTTACGTTTTGTCAGTCAGGCTTTAGGGGCTTCAGTAGCTTGGGATCAGAAAAATTATATAGTTAGTATCGATACAAAGTAA
- a CDS encoding copper amine oxidase N-terminal domain-containing protein, protein MNNKIGHPNKGVQVLVNRRGILSIAISAALLLPLSSVYAKVAVPSEAKSTLSQNYIVEIDGVIQSFTQPPVSMYNTTMVPMRSIFEKLGANIKFDAKTQLITATKQNITIKHTVGTDIATVNGMMVILNVKSLTINNTTMIPLRFVAEAFGATVGFNSTTLTVTISGDEAAIILPRAGAGYAYGFHDYGSDNFQQYTAVMQIIGAAKETYPLMKLDGGGRYEAMYKAYLTGDRASKYAEDTLESHGLTQAENSLSALIDNGVSASKAEEAYKIGRIAAILVKGLYDPRDGTPSSAYDALVLKKSDCDSDANVFSAVFDSFGYNTAIIARTDHADMVVQIQGKWYGVTAGEFRLQSVTDLAARGLYVYTQPTTGSFN, encoded by the coding sequence ATGAATAATAAAATAGGTCATCCCAACAAAGGGGTTCAAGTGCTAGTGAACAGGAGAGGAATATTAAGTATAGCAATCAGTGCAGCCTTGCTGCTTCCATTAAGCTCAGTATATGCAAAGGTTGCAGTTCCAAGCGAGGCTAAAAGTACACTTTCTCAAAATTACATAGTAGAAATAGACGGGGTAATTCAGAGTTTCACCCAACCACCAGTTTCTATGTATAACACGACCATGGTTCCCATGAGATCCATCTTTGAAAAGCTAGGAGCAAATATCAAGTTTGATGCAAAGACTCAGTTGATAACGGCAACAAAACAAAATATAACTATCAAGCACACTGTCGGAACTGATATAGCCACTGTAAATGGAATGATGGTAATCCTAAATGTCAAATCACTAACAATCAATAACACGACAATGATACCTTTGCGTTTTGTAGCGGAAGCCTTTGGCGCAACGGTGGGTTTTAACTCGACTACGTTAACAGTCACTATTTCAGGTGATGAAGCAGCAATTATCCTGCCACGTGCAGGTGCAGGATATGCATATGGTTTTCATGACTACGGTTCAGATAATTTCCAACAGTACACAGCGGTTATGCAAATTATTGGGGCTGCAAAGGAAACATATCCGCTTATGAAGCTTGACGGTGGAGGTAGATACGAAGCAATGTATAAAGCCTACCTAACTGGTGATCGTGCTTCTAAATATGCAGAAGATACTCTAGAAAGTCACGGTCTAACTCAAGCCGAAAATTCCTTGAGCGCTCTAATTGATAATGGAGTAAGTGCTTCTAAAGCAGAAGAAGCTTACAAGATAGGTAGAATAGCAGCTATACTCGTAAAGGGATTATACGATCCTCGTGATGGCACTCCATCCTCAGCATACGATGCTTTAGTGCTTAAAAAGAGTGATTGTGACTCTGATGCCAACGTATTTTCTGCTGTTTTTGACTCTTTTGGCTACAACACTGCAATTATTGCAAGAACTGATCACGCGGATATGGTTGTGCAAATTCAAGGTAAATGGTATGGAGTAACGGCTGGAGAGTTTCGTCTTCAATCAGTAACTGATCTTGCTGCTCGGGGTCTTTACGTCTACACCCAGCCTACCACAGGTTCGTTTAACTAG
- a CDS encoding helix-turn-helix transcriptional regulator: protein MDILTDFGQRIKALRSRSGMSQEALAERCQLDRTYIGGIERGERNVSLINIERIAHALNVSVSYIFTEERLTPIAAYQQKDFIVPFSERFKYCVDPGNKVLAFQVNGLLTGESVDYMSKTLRDVCSVYEQGELNIIVDHREMKTANGEAAVYSPEVAERAVLFQQMLMDYSKKAIVLCNSDFMVHQMHHVTKISGIYDKTVPLFAKDRTMVDQAYSIAGVNGNELITYTK, encoded by the coding sequence ATGGATATACTTACTGATTTTGGACAACGTATTAAGGCACTACGTTCTCGCAGTGGTATGAGTCAAGAAGCATTGGCTGAGCGCTGTCAGCTAGACCGTACTTACATTGGAGGAATAGAGCGGGGTGAGCGAAATGTGAGCTTGATCAACATTGAAAGAATTGCTCATGCGCTTAATGTCTCCGTTTCATATATTTTCACAGAAGAAAGATTGACACCAATTGCAGCATATCAGCAAAAAGACTTCATAGTCCCGTTTTCAGAGCGGTTCAAATACTGCGTTGACCCCGGTAATAAGGTATTAGCCTTTCAGGTCAATGGTCTACTTACAGGTGAGAGTGTTGACTACATGTCAAAAACCTTGAGAGATGTATGTTCTGTATACGAACAGGGTGAATTAAATATCATTGTCGATCATCGGGAGATGAAGACTGCAAATGGAGAAGCTGCTGTTTACTCCCCGGAGGTTGCTGAGCGGGCGGTACTGTTTCAGCAAATGTTGATGGATTATAGTAAGAAGGCAATAGTACTCTGCAATTCAGATTTTATGGTCCACCAGATGCATCATGTAACCAAGATCAGTGGAATTTACGACAAGACGGTGCCTTTGTTTGCCAAGGATCGTACTATGGTTGACCAGGCCTATTCTATTGCTGGAGTGAACGGAAATGAGCTTATCACTTACACAAAATAA
- a CDS encoding gamma-glutamylcyclotransferase family protein — protein sequence MKRSILYAAYGSNMSVKQMTSRCNIAMVVGCGVIENYELEFYPLATITKCLGFSVPIVLWRISESDVKNLDYYEGVAQGLYRKEILTVTLQDGKKVQAMVYVMDFKSEMLYSPSPAYYCSILEGYKENGIEVKPLAIAAIKAGAGFQSNEGKDTF from the coding sequence ATGAAGAGAAGCATACTATATGCTGCATATGGATCAAACATGAGTGTCAAACAAATGACCTCACGTTGTAACATTGCGATGGTAGTTGGCTGCGGTGTAATTGAGAATTATGAGCTTGAGTTCTATCCGTTGGCTACAATTACGAAATGCCTTGGCTTCAGTGTTCCTATTGTGTTATGGAGAATCTCCGAGAGCGATGTGAAAAATCTTGATTACTACGAAGGGGTAGCTCAAGGACTGTATCGGAAGGAAATCCTTACAGTAACGCTTCAAGATGGGAAAAAGGTACAGGCTATGGTATACGTTATGGATTTCAAATCAGAAATGCTGTATTCTCCAAGCCCCGCATACTATTGTTCCATCTTAGAGGGGTATAAAGAAAATGGCATTGAGGTAAAGCCATTAGCAATTGCCGCTATCAAAGCTGGGGCTGGATTTCAAAGTAATGAGGGCAAAGACACATTCTAG
- a CDS encoding amidoligase family protein, whose protein sequence is MLPVEYSDLTIGVEIEFTRLTRKEAADVIAKFFSTTSGLVQKYYDGYEIRDSINRIWRIKRDASIWPQRLETGVLMVGTDDYKCELVSPILQYTDIPLLQELICCLVTNGAGTNESTGLHIHIGAERFTPNSLRVLCNILYAKQLLLNKSVQITQFRKWYCKNLPENLITLLNKRKPKTFEQFADIWYSGTDSGLNSRSARYHITRYRILNLHPLLGGRQNTIEFRLFNGSLDHEAIKSYIQLSLLITAQALNQKKATSRISTQESGNDKYALRVWLLKLGGIGDEFKTMRHYLIGHLNGNAAWRTPPKASEDVSETAVELEEHRLLELEENPITY, encoded by the coding sequence ATGTTGCCTGTAGAGTATAGCGATTTGACCATCGGAGTAGAGATTGAATTTACAAGACTGACTCGGAAGGAGGCAGCAGATGTTATAGCTAAATTTTTCAGTACTACTTCGGGGTTAGTCCAGAAATACTATGACGGCTACGAAATACGAGATTCTATAAATCGTATATGGCGAATTAAACGCGATGCATCTATATGGCCACAAAGGCTGGAGACTGGAGTCCTGATGGTGGGAACTGATGATTATAAATGTGAACTGGTATCTCCTATTCTTCAATACACAGATATACCTCTGCTTCAGGAACTAATTTGTTGCTTAGTCACAAACGGAGCCGGCACCAATGAAAGTACCGGTCTTCATATTCATATTGGAGCGGAAAGATTCACTCCAAACAGCCTGCGGGTTCTTTGCAATATTCTCTATGCTAAGCAGTTATTGCTGAATAAGTCAGTGCAAATAACTCAGTTTCGAAAGTGGTATTGCAAAAACTTACCGGAGAATCTCATAACTCTGCTTAATAAGCGTAAGCCAAAAACATTCGAGCAATTCGCTGATATATGGTATAGCGGAACTGACTCTGGGCTTAACAGCAGGAGTGCACGTTATCACATAACCCGATACCGGATTTTGAATCTGCATCCACTTCTTGGGGGGAGGCAGAACACAATTGAATTTCGTTTGTTTAATGGGAGCCTTGATCATGAAGCTATCAAATCATATATTCAACTATCTCTATTGATTACAGCACAGGCGTTAAATCAAAAGAAAGCTACCAGCCGTATTTCTACCCAGGAGTCAGGGAATGACAAGTATGCTCTACGTGTCTGGTTATTAAAGCTTGGAGGAATTGGAGATGAGTTTAAGACGATGCGGCATTATCTTATAGGGCATTTAAATGGCAATGCGGCATGGCGTACTCCACCCAAAGCAAGTGAAGATGTGTCCGAGACTGCTGTTGAACTTGAGGAGCATAGATTGCTGGAACTTGAAGAAAACCCTATAACCTATTAG